The following is a genomic window from Strongyloides ratti genome assembly S_ratti_ED321, chromosome : 1.
CTAATGAAAGATTACCTTTGAATGATAATCCAAGCTACAAAAATGtatctattaataatattggaAATACATTACgtttagtaataaaaattgttccATCAAAACGAACAGGATAATAACTTGACTTAtccataaatataatataatttttttttgtaatttaataaatatttcttatatcTTGATCATCTATATTTGTTCCTTTGACTTCTTCAAATTCAAGAACATCTTGATTAAAAACAGTATCAGAAATTAGTTTTAAACTTGTTTCTTGTAATTCTCCTGCACAAAACATTTCATCAATAAGATGATGAACTGttctaaaattttcttctaaCGTTAATTCACAAATTTTTGGTATCAAATGTGAAAGAGTTCTAACAAGGCGatcaattatataaattgatatcaattcattatcatatttaCTAATTGCACATACAAAGTAAACTGTTGAATAcctattattaatattttaaatatttttacaattactTACTTTCCATAAACAACTTTAAAATCTTTGTACTCTAATATATTACATGATAAAGAATTTCTTGTTGCCATTGTTGTCCAAATATCACGtagatacatttttttttctctttcaGAATAAGCTTCAAACCATTTTTGAATTAATGGTTTTCCCTCATTGTTAATagcaataataaaatgaaacatttaaaattaatttatgaatcattatttattggatacattaataaatgaaatttatattcaaattcaTAGATCCTTGTTAGAAtgttacatttatatatccataaatattcaaaatattattttaaaagaaacattTAATAAGTTTAATGTATTCTTAAAGAGAAGCTTTCTTGGAGACATAtgtatcataaaaaatactattactttaattgtttttttgtatataaataatataaggagatgaataaatatttatgtattattAAACGATTTACTTCTAGTAAACCTTCACAAAggtaattattattattattattattttttaattatatttttttattttagtccgccaaaaataaaatctaaAGAACCACTCTTGGCACATGAAACAAAATATGGaaatataactaaaaaatgGAATTATAGATCAGAAATtgttaaacataaaaaattggATCATAAACACTATTTTATTTGGTTAGGTTTTGGGGCATTTTCTTTAATAGGTGGcttgttttttattacaataaaatcaGCTGTTCTTAAAAACAGGAAAGAAGAAATGCAAATGAGAGAAAATCTTCGTAAAGAGTTAGAATTAACAGGCCAGGAGAGGAAACAAATTGGTGTAATGGATTCTATCACTAAAGATTAAATTTgccttaaaaaaattaatttagttTCATGTTATATTAGTTGTTATAACTATAATAATACTATAAGATATAggtgtttattttttttatttataaaagtcagtt
Proteins encoded in this region:
- a CDS encoding Longin-like domain and Adaptor protein complex, sigma subunit family and AP complex, mu/sigma subunit domain-containing protein, whose product is MFHFIIAINNEGKPLIQKWFEAYSEREKKMYLRDIWTTMATRNSLSCNILEYKDFKVVYGKYSTVYFVCAISKYDNELISIYIIDRLVRTLSHLIPKICELTLEENFRTVHHLIDEMFCAGELQETSLKLISDTVFNQDVLEFEEVKGTNIDDQDIRNIY